The Lewinellaceae bacterium genome has a segment encoding these proteins:
- a CDS encoding low molecular weight phosphotyrosine protein phosphatase, with protein MKILMVCLGNICRSPLAEGIMRKKIEERGLPWIVDSAGTSSWHIGQAPDKRSIEVAKKYGIDISRQRGRQIEAKDLETFDFIYAMDTNNLQEILKLASTPVLQSKVKLILHESGVRDTENVPDPYWDDDGFENVYQLLQEACQNIIENNFK; from the coding sequence ATGAAAATTCTGATGGTATGCCTGGGCAATATTTGCCGCTCTCCTCTTGCCGAAGGTATTATGAGGAAAAAGATCGAGGAACGCGGACTTCCCTGGATAGTTGACTCTGCCGGCACAAGTTCATGGCATATAGGTCAAGCCCCTGACAAACGATCGATTGAGGTGGCCAAAAAATATGGCATTGACATTTCCCGGCAAAGGGGGCGCCAAATTGAAGCCAAAGACCTTGAAACGTTTGATTTTATTTACGCTATGGATACCAATAATTTACAGGAAATTTTAAAATTGGCCTCTACCCCGGTATTGCAATCAAAAGTAAAACTGATTCTCCATGAGTCCGGAGTCCGCGACACTGAAAATGTGCCGGATCCGTATTGGGATGATGATGGCTTTGAAAATGTATATCAACTGCTACAGGAAGCGTGCCAGAATATTATTGAGAATAATTTCAAATAA
- a CDS encoding universal stress protein, translating into MKNILIPTDFSACASYALEAGTELAKRYEAKVFLFHNANLPENWDKLSYDEKKKLPESFQSWHNASILLNDIEKSHPSTEIESIVLGGSMVRNISELSKTLDIGMIVMGSQGAGKADPNFFGSNTQMVVRHVQVPVLIIKSPLKDFYFEKVVFASGFDEADKESFLKFKDFVKHFIPEIHLVSIQSIFQYGVPYILQKEAMESFEKLCAPLVCKLHITKQTTIEKGIRSLADEIGAELIGISNHHRHPLRRLLAGSTVEALVNYSGIPVLTIDYGEEG; encoded by the coding sequence ATGAAAAACATCCTCATTCCTACTGATTTTTCGGCTTGTGCCTCCTATGCGCTGGAAGCTGGCACTGAACTCGCAAAGCGATATGAGGCTAAAGTTTTTTTATTTCACAACGCTAATCTGCCTGAAAACTGGGATAAACTTTCCTATGATGAAAAGAAAAAACTCCCCGAGTCCTTTCAGTCATGGCATAACGCCTCCATTTTATTAAACGATATAGAAAAGAGCCATCCGAGCACCGAAATTGAATCCATCGTTTTGGGAGGATCAATGGTCAGGAATATTAGCGAATTGAGTAAAACCCTGGACATAGGAATGATTGTCATGGGGTCACAGGGAGCCGGAAAGGCTGATCCTAATTTTTTTGGTTCCAATACCCAAATGGTAGTCCGACACGTACAGGTTCCTGTACTCATTATCAAATCTCCGTTGAAAGATTTTTATTTTGAGAAAGTGGTTTTTGCATCAGGTTTTGATGAAGCCGACAAAGAGTCTTTTTTAAAATTCAAAGATTTCGTCAAGCATTTCATTCCCGAAATCCACCTGGTTTCCATACAATCCATTTTCCAATACGGAGTGCCCTATATCTTGCAAAAGGAAGCCATGGAGTCCTTTGAAAAGTTATGTGCCCCGCTGGTTTGTAAGCTACATATCACCAAACAAACCACCATAGAAAAAGGAATCCGAAGTCTTGCTGATGAGATCGGCGCAGAGCTCATTGGCATTTCCAACCACCATCGCCACCCGCTTAGAAGGCTGCTTGCCGGCAG